The following proteins come from a genomic window of Candidatus Paceibacterota bacterium:
- a CDS encoding class I tRNA ligase family protein encodes MNSSLSETAENKDESRSIFPSQEEAVLTYWKTNQIFKRTLAQNKNGKPFVFFEGPPTANGKPGLHHVEARAFKDLICRFKTMEGYRVNRKAGWDTHGLPVELEVEKQLGFTNKTDIEKYGIAAFNAKAKESVWKYLDDWQKLTERMGYFVDMEHPYITYELPYMESEWWILKRIYEKGLMYHGYKIGPYCPRCGTTLSSHELAQGYQTVHDPSIFIKFYLKDFPQTKIKNKTALLVWTTTPWTLPANLAVAVGENLEYNEWLVNGEVLISLHDLPPTDVSQAEKPKLVGKIMGKELVGLHYEPLYPLTGVDTNKVYTVLAGNFISETDGTGLVHIAPSYGEDDFKLGNKHGLPIIVNLDGEGKFKETPKDLPNILGKFFKEADPIILKDLKEKGLVYTGNLGGTVHEYPFCWRCHTPLIYRTNESWFIDMPRKKKELLANNQKINWLPASYKTGRFGGWLREVRDWNLSRSRYWGTPLPIWQCENCHKEIAIGSLEEISQLNQEQASITLMRHGEAANNVKHYFSNYPEIQVAHLTPKGESEVRAVAKKLSQQKNKIDVIISSDLERAKETAEILAEVLQVPVIFNTNFREINVGNFNGQPIKAKLCPELQKNNAERDFTANGGENYAQLQARMIKGLKESLAQYPQKNILIISHESPLMALLDTQKQRVKQIKNAATVKLNWAHLPMNERGECDLHRPYVDEIKLCCPKCKGNMKRVPDLIDVWFDSGSMPFAQWHYPFENKELIDKKKSFPADYICEAADQTRGWFYTLLAISTLLDKGPAYKNVVSVGFVLDNKGEKMSKTKGNIVDPWNLFHNYGADAVRWYFFRVNAPDESKLFSEKDMLQYFRRFIMPLWNVYLFAEMYKSDKGNRLPKRPVAKRLLDQWIMIRLDEVSATVKKLLDAYKINEASKELENFVDDLSRWYLRRSRIVFQRPASKKELQASENVLNYVLGEMAKIIAPFTPFMAETLWQKLGGQKISKSIHLCSWPKEQKLTVQGKSLLSQMATIRDLASLGLQIRQTSGIKVRQPLGIMEVSTATAKNIKGKEFWEILKDELNIKEIKTVTHFSASNGFKESSLNKLNINLDTTITPELYKEGLMKDLTRGIQDLRQKAGLKPGDIIELSLTTQNPDIHNILRENAAWIGETVKARKLIFSALTKALASSEIEMGETIVVASLIKI; translated from the coding sequence ATGAACTCTTCGCTTTCGGAAACAGCAGAAAATAAAGATGAAAGTCGCTCAATCTTCCCTTCGCAAGAAGAAGCTGTTTTAACTTACTGGAAAACCAATCAAATTTTTAAGAGAACATTGGCGCAGAATAAAAATGGGAAACCTTTTGTTTTTTTTGAGGGTCCGCCCACAGCGAATGGCAAACCGGGCTTACACCATGTAGAAGCGAGGGCGTTTAAGGATTTAATCTGTCGCTTTAAAACAATGGAAGGCTACCGTGTCAATCGTAAAGCCGGTTGGGATACTCATGGTTTGCCAGTTGAGCTTGAGGTGGAAAAACAATTAGGTTTTACCAATAAGACTGATATAGAAAAATATGGGATTGCCGCTTTCAATGCCAAAGCCAAAGAATCCGTTTGGAAGTATTTGGATGATTGGCAAAAACTAACAGAAAGAATGGGGTACTTCGTTGATATGGAGCATCCCTATATTACTTACGAGCTGCCATATATGGAATCAGAATGGTGGATTCTTAAGCGTATCTACGAAAAAGGACTGATGTATCACGGTTATAAAATTGGTCCTTATTGTCCTCGTTGTGGCACCACCCTTTCGAGCCATGAGTTAGCGCAAGGCTATCAGACTGTACATGACCCTTCTATTTTTATAAAGTTTTATTTAAAAGATTTTCCTCAAACAAAAATAAAAAATAAAACAGCTTTGCTAGTTTGGACCACTACTCCCTGGACGCTTCCAGCCAATTTAGCCGTGGCCGTCGGAGAGAATTTAGAATATAACGAATGGTTAGTGAATGGAGAAGTGCTCATTAGTTTGCACGACTTGCCCCCGACCGATGTCTCTCAAGCAGAAAAGCCTAAATTGGTAGGAAAAATTATGGGCAAAGAATTAGTAGGATTACATTATGAGCCGCTATATCCTTTGACTGGGGTTGACACTAATAAGGTCTATACGGTCTTAGCTGGTAATTTTATTTCTGAGACAGATGGTACTGGACTGGTTCATATCGCTCCTTCTTATGGCGAAGATGATTTTAAACTGGGGAACAAACATGGATTGCCTATTATTGTTAATTTAGATGGAGAAGGAAAGTTTAAAGAAACTCCAAAAGATTTGCCAAATATCCTTGGTAAATTCTTTAAGGAGGCAGACCCTATCATTCTTAAAGACCTGAAGGAAAAGGGTTTGGTTTATACCGGTAATTTGGGTGGGACAGTACATGAATATCCCTTCTGCTGGCGTTGCCATACTCCGCTTATCTACAGAACTAATGAAAGTTGGTTTATTGATATGCCTCGGAAGAAGAAGGAGCTTCTTGCCAATAATCAAAAAATTAATTGGCTTCCAGCTTCTTATAAAACTGGTAGGTTTGGAGGCTGGTTGAGAGAGGTAAGAGATTGGAATCTATCCAGAAGCCGTTATTGGGGGACACCATTACCTATTTGGCAATGTGAAAATTGTCATAAAGAAATAGCCATTGGTTCTTTAGAAGAAATATCTCAACTCAACCAAGAACAGGCCAGTATTACTTTGATGAGGCACGGAGAAGCGGCTAATAATGTAAAACATTATTTTAGTAACTACCCTGAAATCCAAGTGGCTCACCTAACTCCTAAGGGGGAATCGGAAGTAAGGGCGGTGGCAAAAAAACTCAGTCAGCAAAAAAATAAAATTGACGTCATTATTTCCTCTGACCTAGAGAGGGCCAAAGAAACAGCTGAAATTTTAGCCGAAGTTTTGCAAGTGCCTGTAATTTTTAATACCAATTTTAGAGAAATTAATGTGGGCAATTTTAATGGTCAGCCTATTAAAGCGAAACTTTGCCCAGAACTGCAAAAAAATAATGCTGAGAGAGACTTTACAGCCAATGGTGGCGAGAATTATGCGCAGCTGCAAGCGAGGATGATTAAAGGGCTAAAAGAAAGTCTCGCCCAGTATCCTCAAAAAAATATCCTGATTATTTCCCATGAATCTCCTTTAATGGCTTTGTTGGATACCCAAAAACAAAGAGTCAAGCAAATTAAAAATGCTGCAACGGTTAAGTTAAATTGGGCTCATTTACCAATGAACGAAAGGGGAGAATGTGATTTGCACCGTCCTTATGTTGATGAAATAAAACTCTGCTGTCCTAAATGCAAAGGGAACATGAAGAGGGTTCCCGACCTTATTGATGTTTGGTTTGATTCTGGGTCTATGCCTTTTGCGCAGTGGCATTATCCTTTTGAAAATAAAGAATTAATTGATAAGAAAAAGAGCTTCCCGGCCGATTATATTTGCGAAGCCGCAGACCAAACCAGAGGATGGTTTTATACCCTGCTAGCTATTTCTACCCTATTAGACAAAGGGCCTGCTTATAAAAATGTGGTGTCTGTGGGTTTTGTCTTGGACAATAAGGGCGAAAAAATGTCCAAAACTAAAGGCAATATAGTTGACCCCTGGAATTTATTCCATAACTACGGCGCTGACGCAGTGCGTTGGTATTTCTTCAGAGTGAACGCACCGGATGAATCTAAACTGTTTTCTGAAAAAGATATGTTGCAATATTTCCGTAGGTTTATTATGCCCCTATGGAATGTCTACCTTTTTGCAGAAATGTATAAATCTGACAAGGGAAATCGTTTACCCAAGCGCCCTGTAGCTAAAAGGCTATTAGACCAATGGATTATGATTCGTCTAGACGAAGTTTCTGCTACTGTCAAAAAATTATTAGATGCTTACAAGATTAATGAAGCTAGCAAGGAATTAGAAAATTTTGTCGACGACCTTTCTCGTTGGTACTTGCGCCGTTCGCGAATAGTTTTTCAAAGGCCTGCTTCAAAAAAAGAATTACAGGCAAGCGAAAATGTCTTGAATTATGTTTTGGGGGAGATGGCTAAAATCATTGCACCCTTTACGCCTTTCATGGCGGAAACATTATGGCAAAAATTGGGCGGGCAAAAAATCTCTAAAAGTATTCACCTGTGCAGCTGGCCCAAAGAGCAAAAGCTTACGGTCCAAGGTAAAAGTCTTCTCAGCCAAATGGCTACTATTAGAGATTTGGCTAGTTTGGGCTTACAGATAAGGCAAACCTCTGGAATCAAAGTCCGCCAGCCGTTGGGCATAATGGAGGTATCTACGGCGACAGCTAAGAATATTAAAGGTAAAGAGTTTTGGGAGATATTGAAAGATGAATTAAATATTAAAGAAATAAAGACTGTTACGCACTTTAGCGCGT